In the genome of Luteitalea pratensis, the window GGTGCGGATGAACGACGACCTGTCAGCGCCCGTCAGCAAGCCCGTGACGCTCTTTCACGCATCCGAAGCGGACTGGGTCCGCTGCCGCGCCGATCTCGGCGAGCTGTTCGAGGGGAAGCGGTACCACGCGTTCATCACCGACGGCCCGTGGCTGCACCGGACGAGAACCGGGAGGCTGTTCATGCTCTGGTCGAGCTATGGTCCGACGAAGTACGCAACCGGCGTCGCTGTCTCGACGAGCGGGAGGATCACGGGACCGTGGGTGCAGCAGCAGGCGCCGCTATGGCTGGACGACGGCGGGCACCCGATGCTGTTCACGGCGTTCGACGGCCGGCTGGTGATGACGATTCACCAGCCGAACCGCCTCGTGGAGCGGGCGCGGTTCTTCGAGGTCGAGGACACCGGCGAGACGATCCGGATCGTCGGGGAGGTCACGAACGCGCACGCACCCGCGACGCCGCTCCCACGGTGACGCGCGTGCCGTGGCCGCAGCGAGGTGTCGTCCACACCACCCGGCTGCCGCACTACACCTTCAGACCCGTTTGCGCAGTAGCAAGCGGCGCGACACTGACGAGAGCAGCGTAATCTTTGCAACCACAGAGTGACTCAGTCCCGGCTGCGCAATCGGCGGCAGTCATGGCGGCCGAGATTCACTCTGATCATTCTGGCCGCTGCGGCAATCGGCTGTGTTCACCGAGCGCCGCTCGACCGCACCGCGTCTGGCCAGCGTCAAGGGACGCCATTAGCCGTCAGGCGTGCGAAAGTCGACGCGATCCTCCAAGAGCAGCGGCTGAGGCCACACATCCCCGGTCTCGCATTCGCCATCGTTAAGGACGACCAAAACATCTACTTGAAGGCCTTTGACGAACGCA includes:
- a CDS encoding serine hydrolase, which produces MTQSRLRNRRQSWRPRFTLIILAAAAIGCVHRAPLDRTASGQRQGTPLAVRRAKVDAILQEQRLRPHIPGLAFAIVKDDQNIYLKAFDERNLERRTPATPDTLFPIGSCTKAFTSMAVAVSQDRGQLSLV